From one Chanodichthys erythropterus isolate Z2021 chromosome 3, ASM2448905v1, whole genome shotgun sequence genomic stretch:
- the LOC137008897 gene encoding uncharacterized protein: MTSLNCFQRPSGNSKTTLEKGGKNPPDVTSDHVAKDLLLYFNEFKSIHGAKKEIEKKYDVKNEHGHYCWPADDIKRAWGKTQRMDMKSSRRKDWACVILLQVLKQSICDECKQNAAWEESAVAPENQSITSCTDEDSFLTDVNSDVNSNDSETSDSESVNENEDDSVNNCEQQKLLELFDLCVSDVHENLIWENVPRSTVNINKACGKAQRMKGNSEDRSSQSNDVQETEGAAGGDEQRSEGKQDFDQRDDVKKIAKQSPAGSKGTGNYPGAPKGPSRTDDSASLESEKEQDMDIESTCIFIPFTQIFRSDPISKSCKNVNSNYKLIDGLPSKIKTNTEETSSNESTKTETRKRTSYVMSLDKQKNNAIWVYEILNISTLPLYKKPGFIKGDETYYPVLGNKVPRINYERGHLAAAANHRWCQEAYKDTFYFSNMTPQVKILNKGLWKFLEKECRNKILIDSVNNVHVYTGPLYQTDSSKYKVVFDKVVPTHYFKVIIVENENGTVEEPECYLMPNDESKYPKESKDSKKKPTAKEKYEKNLKELSKYKKTIQEIQKISKLKFTVNNLKLIDCTKTGTWTGNQGKTTVALDITISN; this comes from the coding sequence ATGACGAGTTTAAACTGCTTCCAACGGCCTTCTGGAAACAGTAAAACCACTCTTGAGAAAGGGGGTAAAAACCCACCTGATGTCACTTCAGATCATGTAGCTAAggatttgttgttgtattttaaTGAGTTTAAGAGCATACATGGGGCTAAAAAAGAGATTGAAAAGAAATATGATGTTAAAAATGAGCATGGACATTATTGCTGGCCAGCTGATGATATCAAACGAGCTTGGGGAAAAACACAAAGAATGGATATGAAATCAAGCAGAAGAAAAGACTGggcttgtgtgatattgctgcaggtgttaaaacaatccatttgtGATGAGTGTAAACAAAACGCAGCATGGGAGGAATCCGCTGTTGCACCAGAAAATCAGTCTATAACGTCTTGCACAGACGAAGATTCTTTCCTTACTGATGTAAATTCAGATGTTAATTCAAACGATAGTGAAACCAGTGATTCTGAATCGGTGAATGAGAACGAGGATGATTCAGTTAACAACTGTGAGCAGCAAAAATTACTTGAACTCTTTGATTTGTGTGTATCAGATGTGCATGAGAATTTAATCTGGGAAAATGTTCCTCGGTCAACTGTTAATATTAACAAAGCTTGTGGCAAAGCACAAAGAATGAAAGGAAACTCAGAAGACAGATCATCTCAAAGCAATGATGTGCAGGAGACAGAGGGAGCTGCTGGGGGAGATGAGCAGCGTTCTGAAGGAAAACAGGATTTTGATCAAAGAGATGATGTCAAGAAGATTGCAAAACAATCTCCAGCCGGGAGTAAGGGCACTGGGAATTATCCTGGCGCTCCCAAAGGCCCGTCCAGGACTGACGACAGTGCATCATTAGAAAGTGAAAAAGAACAAGATATGGATATTGAATCCACCTGCATATTTATCCCATTCACACAAATATTTCGCAGTGATCCAATCTCAAAGTCTTGTAAAAATGTGAACTCTAACTATAAATTAATAGATGGATTACCTTCAAAgataaaaacaaacactgaaGAAACGAGCAGTAATGAAAGTACTAAAACAGAGACAAGGAAGAGAACATCTTATGTCATGTCATtggacaaacaaaaaaataatgctatATGGGTGTATGAAATATTGAACATCAGCACTTTACCTTTGTATAAGAAACCAGGATTTATTAAGGGTGATGAAACATACTATCCAGTTTTAGGCAATAAAGTACCTAGGATAAACTATGAAAGAGGTCATCTTGCTGCAGCTGCCAATCACAGGTGGTGTCAAGAAGCCTATAAggacacattttatttcagcaacATGACACCACAGGTGAAGATATTAAACAAGGGCTTGTGGAAATTTCTGGAGAAGGAGTGTCGAAATAAAATACTGATCGATTCAGTCAATAATGTCCATGTGTACACTGGACCACTTTACCAAACTGATAGTTCAAAATATAAGGTGGTATTTGATAAAGTAGTACCAACTCACTACTTTAAGGTGATAATTGTGGAGAATGAAAATGGGACAGTAGAAGAGCCAGAATGCTATCTGATGCCTAATGATGAATCAAAATACCCAAAAGAATCAAAAGACAGCAAAAAAAAACCTACAGCAaaggaaaaatatgaaaaaaatttaaaagaatTAAGCAAATACAAGAAGACCATTCAAGAAATTCAGAAAATATCTAAACTGAAATTTACTGTAAACAATCTCAAACTGATAGACTGTACAAAGACGGGGACGTGGACAGGAAACCAAGGGAAAACAACTGTTGCACTAGACATCACAATAAGCAATTAA
- the LOC137008915 gene encoding uncharacterized protein, whose product MYIFEKDKRILEELKNLHCDPHPFCTVLPSESDFTFWKILMRGPPDTPYEDGVFELYCEFGPEYPVKPPLMRFFTPVYHCNVNNVGRICHNVFDRNYSAHITMREILDAIFGLLIAPEPDDPLDSILAEEFLSNRHKYEEEARKSTKMYASSSLDDLEKKYVGPELQKTVIPPTLTCPLSHKLFVDPVKTTDGMVYERSAIEDHVKQ is encoded by the exons atgtacatttttgagAAGGACAAGAGAATTTTGGAAGAGCTCAAGAATCTTCATTGTGACCCTCACCCTTTCTGCACAGTGCTGCCCTCTGAGTCTGATTTCA cctTTTGGAAGATCCTCATGAGAGGTCCACCTGATACCCCGTATGAAGATGGAGTCTTTGAGCTGTATTGTGAGTTTGGTCCTGAATACCCTGTGAAACCACCTCTTATGAGATTCTTCACCCCT GTGTACCACTGCAATGTGAACAATGTAGGAAGAATCTGTCACAATGTTTTTGATCGAAACTACTCAGCCCACATTACCATGAGAGAGATCCTGGATGCGATATTTGGGCTCTTGATCGCTCCTGAACCAGATGATCCTCTTGACAG CATTCTGGCAGAAGAATTCCTGAGCAACAGACACAAATATGAGGAAGAAGCCAGGAAAAGTACAAAGATGTATGCCAGTTCCTCTCTTGATGACTTGGAAAAG AAATATGTAGGTCCAGAGTTACAGAAAACTGTCATTCCTCCTACTTTAACTTGTCCTCTGTCACACAAGTTGTTTGTCGATCCAGTGAAAACTACAGATGGGATGGTGTACGAGCGCAGTGCTATTGAGGATCATGTGAAGCAGTAA